The sequence below is a genomic window from Ciceribacter thiooxidans.
GGCGAATGCGGAAGCCCGACCAGTGGGCCGGCCGGGGCACGTCGCCGAAGGCGTAGCGCGCGGTGTATTCGGCGACCGCCTTTTCGAGTGCGAACCGGCTCTCCAGCGGACGGGACTGCTTCGACGCCCAGGCGCCGATGCGGCTGCCGAGCGGACGGGAACGGTAATAGATGTCCGCCTCCTCGTCCGAGACGACTTCGACCTCACCACGCAGGCGCACCTGGCGACGCAGCGATTTCCAGTGAAAGCACATCGCCGCCTTCTTCTGGCCGAGGATTTCGCGTCCCTTCTGGCTCTCGAAGTTGGTGTAGAAAACGAAGCCGCGGGTATCGAACTCTTTCAACAGGACCATGCGGACGTTCGGAAGGCCGTTCTCGTCGACGGTCGCGAGCGCTACAGCGTTGGGATCATTGATCTCCGAGGCCTCCGCGTCCTTCAGCCACATCCCGAAAAGGGTGAAAGGTTCATTCTCTTCGGTAAAGTCACCGCTTGTTAACTTCGATTCAGACATATTAAGTCGAATGCTCCTGAAATTCATCACCAATGCCCAGGTTCGCAGCGCTGGACAGGACGCCCATTGAGAGACATAGCAAAGTCAGAGACAGGCACAAAGGGCAGGATGCCCGGCTTCGGCAGGATTGTCGCCGTCGCCCTTCTCGCACTTCCGCTGACCGGCTGCATGGCCGGAGGGCTCGGCCTTTTCGGCGATGACAAGGTCGACCGCTCGATCGCAACCGGCACCGTCGCCGGAAGCCATGGAAACGGCAGCTCCGACGAAATGACCGTTCAGAACGCCGTATCCTCGGCGGATCTCGAGAAGCTCGGCACCAACCCGCTGCCATGGGCGAACGCCTCGACCGGCAGCGCCGGCGTCGTTACCGCGATTCGCGAGCAGAAGCAGGGCGGCGTCGTCTGCCGGGACTTCTCGACAACCCGCCACTCCTACGAAGGCATCGCCTACTTCAGCGGCAAGACCTGCGCGGTCGGACCCGGCTGGCGGCTCATGAACTTCGACCGGCAGTCCTGAGGCGCCGTCCTTCGCAAGGGCCGACCTCGCCGTTCGCGCACCGGCCCCGTATCACCGTGGTACGCTCGTTCATTCCCCGTAACTTCTAATTAGCAACTTCTTGCCATGATCGGACCATGTGCGCGCACGACGGAGGTCGTCCGCGCCGACTGTTTCAACGGCCGGCCCTCCCCCTGCGGAACGGGCCACGCCAGTCATCGGGGACCTGGATGCGCGACTTTTATTCAGTGCTCGGCGTGCGGCGGAATGCAGGAGCCGACGAGATAAAGACGGCCTGGCGCAGCAAGGCGAAATCCGTTCATCCCGACCATAACCAGGACGATCCCGAGGCGAGCCATCGCTTCGCCGAGATCGGCCGGGCCTACGAGATCCTCAAGGATCCCGAGAAGCGCAATCGTTACGACCGGCAACGCGAGAAGGCGGAGAACCGCATGCGCGAACAGACGATCCTCCAGCAGCGCCAGGCCGCCCGCGAGGCGGCGGAACGTGCGAAAGAAGCGAAGGAGAATGCCGAGCGCATTCTCGCCGAACTGCAACGCGCCGAAGCCGAGAAGGCGAAGGCCGACAGACAGGGACAGGCGCAGCCGCATCCGCAAGCCCAGCCCCAACCGCAGGCTCAGCCTCAACCCCAGGCTCAGCCCCAACCGCAGGCAAAGGCAAAGCCTGCAGGAAAAGCCGGAGCCGAAAGCCCCGAAGACGTCGTCGCGCGCATCTTCGGCGACAGTCCGGAGGCGGCTGCCGTGGCCGAGAGCCTCCGGCGGGAAGACCAGGCTGCCAAGTCCGAGGGAGAGAACGGCGGCGGACTCTCCGGCCCCGCATCCCTCCGGCCGATCGAACTCATCAGCGCGCTGGTGCGACGCCTGCGCGGCGTGCAGCCGGCGCCCGAGCCGGCGCCCGACATCCTGGCCGACGCACAGGTCGCGATCACCGATCTTCTCAACCGGTCCGCGGTGACGGTCACGCTTGCCGACGGGCGCGACGTTCGCGTCAGCCTCGACGGAGGACTGAAGGACGGCGACGTCGTCCGGCTGAAGGGCCAGGGTCTCAAGGTCCAGGGCATGCTGCGCGGCGATGTCGCCGTGACGATCCGGGTGCAGAAGACGGAGAAATTCCGCACTGAAGGCTATGACATCCACACGGTATTGCCGATCACGCTCGAGGATGCCGTTCTCGGTTGCGAGGCGACCGTCGAGACGCCGACGGGACCGGTCCAGGTCACCATTCCGCCGTGGTCCGGTTCGGACCAGGTCATCCGGATCGACGATCTCGGCCTCGTGGACACCGAGGGAAAACGCGGCGTGCTCGCCGTGGAGCTTCGCGTGCTGCTCTGGGAAAAACCCGACGAGAAGGTGACCGACCTCATGCGGCTGATGCGCCACGGGCTGTTCTTGTAAAGTATTTGTGACATTCACACCCTTTGTTACGCAGCCTAACAGTAGATGATCCCGGTCAATCTTGAACCGGGATGCGGGCTATGCCATAGGCAGTTTCAATCGAAAGTCTTAGGGAAACAAAACATGGTTCAAGGTTCCGGCCTCATGGCAGGCAAGCGCGGCGTCATCATGGGCGTCGCAAACAACCGTTCCATCGCATGGGGTATCGCTAAGGCCTGCC
It includes:
- a CDS encoding RT0821/Lpp0805 family surface protein; translation: MPGFGRIVAVALLALPLTGCMAGGLGLFGDDKVDRSIATGTVAGSHGNGSSDEMTVQNAVSSADLEKLGTNPLPWANASTGSAGVVTAIREQKQGGVVCRDFSTTRHSYEGIAYFSGKTCAVGPGWRLMNFDRQS
- the pdxH gene encoding pyridoxamine 5'-phosphate oxidase codes for the protein MSESKLTSGDFTEENEPFTLFGMWLKDAEASEINDPNAVALATVDENGLPNVRMVLLKEFDTRGFVFYTNFESQKGREILGQKKAAMCFHWKSLRRQVRLRGEVEVVSDEEADIYYRSRPLGSRIGAWASKQSRPLESRFALEKAVAEYTARYAFGDVPRPAHWSGFRIRPTSIEFWHDRKFRLHDRIEFRRETVDSPWTKVRMYP
- a CDS encoding DnaJ C-terminal domain-containing protein; this encodes MRDFYSVLGVRRNAGADEIKTAWRSKAKSVHPDHNQDDPEASHRFAEIGRAYEILKDPEKRNRYDRQREKAENRMREQTILQQRQAAREAAERAKEAKENAERILAELQRAEAEKAKADRQGQAQPHPQAQPQPQAQPQPQAQPQPQAKAKPAGKAGAESPEDVVARIFGDSPEAAAVAESLRREDQAAKSEGENGGGLSGPASLRPIELISALVRRLRGVQPAPEPAPDILADAQVAITDLLNRSAVTVTLADGRDVRVSLDGGLKDGDVVRLKGQGLKVQGMLRGDVAVTIRVQKTEKFRTEGYDIHTVLPITLEDAVLGCEATVETPTGPVQVTIPPWSGSDQVIRIDDLGLVDTEGKRGVLAVELRVLLWEKPDEKVTDLMRLMRHGLFL